CTGGTGGCGCCGGTGATCTACGCCGAGGGCGGCGCGACGATCGAAGAAGTGGTGGGAGAGCTGCTGGTCGAAAAGCAGTGGACGGTGGCGGTCGCGGAGTCGTGCACCGGGGGGCTGGTCGCCAAACGGCTCACCGACGTGCCGGGATCGTCGCGCTACTTCGAGCGCGGCTTCGTGACCTACTCGAATCGCTCCAAAGTCGAACTGCTGGGCGTGATCGAGACCGATCTGGCGGCGCACGGCGCGGTGAGCGCTGCGATCGCAGAGCAGATGGCACGCGGGGCGCGCGAGCGCAGTGGAGCGCAGCTCGGAGTGGGGATCACGGGGATCGCAGGGCCGGAAGGCGGCAGCGAAGAGAAACCGGTCGGCACGGTGTTCATCGCCATCTCGACCGACGAAGGGGATGCGGTCCGCGACTTCCGGATCCCAGCCGGCCGCCAGGCGGTGCGCGAACGTGCCGCACAGCAGGCGCTCGATCTGATGCGCCGCCGGTTGCAGGGCCTGCCGCTCGAGCCGCGGCTCGACTAGCGCCGAAGCGCTGCGCGGCGTCGGCAGTGCCGGCGCCGGCGCCGGCTCGTTGCCTGCTCACACGGTTCACGTCGTGTCCCCGACGGGCGCTTCGCTTCGTGGACCTCCGGGGCCGGTGGGGCCCTTGTGTCTGAACTGCCCGGCATGGCACGCTTCCCGCTCGACAGTCGGAATACCCGCCTATCATGCGGTCTTGATTCGCCTGCCCAAATGTGTAATATGCCCCCCGTACGCGGAAAAGGCACCGGCCCGTCGGGCCCCGATCGGGGTCTCGAACGCATCCGGCGCCGCAGGATGTTCCGCTCGAATGATGCACGTACCGCCCCTGCGAAGGAGACGCAGCAATGAGCCTCATGCCTTCATCCGCCAAAGAGAAAGGGAAAGCCCTCGATCTCGCCCTCCAGACCATCGAGAAGCAGTTCGGAAAGGGCGCCATCATGAAGCTGGGGGATGAGAGCGCGAAGATCGCGATCGAGACCATTCCGACCGGTTCCATCGCGCTCGACATGGCGTTGGGCGTTGGCGGAGTGCCGCGCGGGCGCATCGTCGAGATCTACGGGCCGGAATCGAGCGGCAAGACCACGCTCGCGCTCACGATCGTTTCGAACGCCCAGCGGCTCGGGGGCAACGCGGTCTTCATCGATGCCGAACACGCGCTCGATGCTGCCTACGCTCAGAAGCTCGGGGTCGACATCGCGAACCTGCACGTCGCGCAGCCGGACACCGGCGAAGAGGCACTCGAGATCACCGACCACCTGGTGCGCTCGGGTGCGGTCGACGTGGTGGTGATCGACTCGGTCGCCGCACTGGTGCCACGCGCCGAGATCGAAGGCGAAATGGGCGATTCGCACGTCGGCCTGCAGGCGCGGCTCATGTCGCAGGCGCTGCGGAAGCTCACCGGCTCGATCTCCAAGAGCAAGACCTGCGTGATCTTCATCAACCAGATCCGCATGCAGATCGGCGTCATGTTCGGTAATCCCGAGACCACCGCGGGCGGTCGCGCGCTCAAGTTCTACGCCTCGGTGCGCCTCGACATCCGCCGCATCGCGACGCTCAAGGAAGGCGAGACCGCGGTCGGTAACCGCACCAAGGTGAAGGTGGTCAAGAACAAGGTCGCGGCGCCGTTCCGCGAAGCCGAGTTCGACATCCTCTACAACGAAGGCATCTCGCGCGAAGGCGAGCTGATCGACTTCGGAGTCGACAAGCTCGTGCTCCAGAAGGCGGGGACCTGGTTCAGCTTCGGCGAGGAGCGCATCGGTCAGGGGCGCGAGAACGCGCGCATGTTCCTGAAGGAGCACGTCGACGTTCGCAAGCGCGTCGAGGGCAAGCTGCTTCCGATGCTCGGGCTGAAGGGTGGTGTCGTCGCGCCGGCCGCGGAGCCGGCCCGAGACGCTGCAGCCGAGTCCGCGCCTCCGACGACGAACGGCACCGAGGCGGCCGCCAAGGCGGGTGCCAAGCCTGCCGCGAACGCGGCGGCAGCTCCCGCGCGCCCGCAGCCCGCGATGACGGCGGGGAGCGATCGGCGCCGGTAGTTCCAGCATGCGGGACGCTCTACAAGAAGCGGTGCGTGAGGCGGCGCTCAAACTGCTCGAGCGCCGCCGCCGCACGCGCTCCGATCGCGCGCGGCGGCTGCGCG
The genomic region above belongs to Candidatus Eisenbacteria bacterium and contains:
- the recA gene encoding recombinase RecA, with amino-acid sequence MPSSAKEKGKALDLALQTIEKQFGKGAIMKLGDESAKIAIETIPTGSIALDMALGVGGVPRGRIVEIYGPESSGKTTLALTIVSNAQRLGGNAVFIDAEHALDAAYAQKLGVDIANLHVAQPDTGEEALEITDHLVRSGAVDVVVIDSVAALVPRAEIEGEMGDSHVGLQARLMSQALRKLTGSISKSKTCVIFINQIRMQIGVMFGNPETTAGGRALKFYASVRLDIRRIATLKEGETAVGNRTKVKVVKNKVAAPFREAEFDILYNEGISREGELIDFGVDKLVLQKAGTWFSFGEERIGQGRENARMFLKEHVDVRKRVEGKLLPMLGLKGGVVAPAAEPARDAAAESAPPTTNGTEAAAKAGAKPAANAAAAPARPQPAMTAGSDRRR